A region of Nitrospirota bacterium DNA encodes the following proteins:
- a CDS encoding tetratricopeptide repeat protein: MSKTSNRPDILVIGITLFLSGFCGISYEVIYSRMLGNLIGDHFIVNASLLLTFLLGIGIGTKLAHRISRFLWAVEICIGFYAIGFTLLTPYLEAFLYNILPAGSIAMSILASSVLLAIPACLVGVSLPLFSAYLKRLRKGNVFATTYMIYNFGAAITAIVIEFYLIRHLGIRNTAFLIGEFNLLIGLALFLRRRHIVPEIVSVKEVVYPLRVILPLIILSIASAVFQLLGLKIAEFLFGPFNETFAMVLGVVLFGIAFGTLLGRMLDISFASLLFFNLLYLTLLIPGFSYFVKLYADYFSVFNPFSPLLWKVTILFLIMGPSAICFGAAIPSLMKQEENVAKESGHLLFVSSLANAAGYLLMVLFIHPNFEYGQIIVLIIFMLSTAFFIIKWQAKKAVAIVCVAAVAGVFLLHAFWNEDILYLDYLSFTSKDRYAKELKSYESGKRFKKYDETFAINKINGQELFFINGFTSIALNTAAEYIVGVLSSLPSPSTESAMVLGLGSGATAGTVSRIFDHLDVVEISPIIIEKQMLLSKHNFDIASRKNVNIISDDGIRYTKITDRKYDLILNTVTSPLYFSSSKLYTVDFFRDVKSKLKDGGIYTTWLDSRVGNDGTDIILKSLRSEFKYCWVAIMRPSYFLLLCSDEPLQLRQEDNISSNKGLKDFFLREHSIDIKTLRYAFVSANAFDHISAGSKVPLNSLDHPELEFEISRLKRRGIQKFVDSLINNYSAEKAERDIFTGLPIDWYSLVTYYYQINREFPYSKSFFKMAEKHVEGFKDKFPEHFLSSYRAAASEFPSSDRKNSLGKWLISYDMYAEAEAVLREILKDDPGYHYIRYKIAKAVYWQERYDEAELLFNEELKTHPDAADAMYWLGLTYYKQKAYADAVKWFRKCLEKDPQFDNANYYAGLASMGVGEMDDAKVFFKKELIVDPEDKKPLKFL; this comes from the coding sequence ATGTCTAAAACCTCAAACAGGCCTGATATCCTTGTCATTGGAATAACGCTATTCCTCTCCGGCTTCTGCGGCATCTCCTACGAGGTTATCTACTCCCGTATGCTCGGGAATCTGATAGGCGACCATTTCATCGTCAACGCGTCGCTTCTGCTCACATTTCTCCTCGGCATCGGCATCGGGACAAAGCTGGCTCACAGGATATCACGCTTCCTTTGGGCGGTTGAGATCTGTATCGGTTTTTATGCCATAGGCTTTACTTTATTAACGCCGTATCTCGAGGCATTTCTTTATAATATTCTGCCTGCCGGTTCCATCGCTATGAGCATTCTGGCATCAAGTGTCCTTCTTGCGATCCCTGCCTGCCTCGTCGGTGTGAGCCTGCCTTTGTTCTCTGCATACCTGAAGCGCCTTCGCAAAGGAAATGTCTTTGCGACAACTTATATGATCTACAACTTTGGCGCGGCTATAACCGCCATAGTGATAGAGTTCTATCTCATCAGACATCTCGGCATAAGGAACACGGCATTCTTGATAGGAGAGTTCAATCTGCTCATAGGCCTTGCGCTCTTTCTGAGGCGCAGGCACATCGTCCCGGAGATTGTAAGCGTCAAAGAGGTGGTATATCCTCTGAGAGTGATCCTGCCACTGATAATCCTGAGCATAGCGAGCGCTGTGTTTCAGCTTCTGGGGCTTAAGATTGCGGAGTTTCTCTTCGGCCCGTTCAATGAGACCTTTGCAATGGTGCTTGGGGTGGTCTTGTTCGGCATCGCTTTCGGCACATTGCTCGGCCGGATGCTCGATATAAGTTTTGCATCGCTTCTTTTCTTCAATCTGCTGTATCTGACCTTGCTGATACCCGGCTTTTCTTATTTTGTGAAATTGTATGCCGATTATTTCAGCGTGTTCAACCCATTCTCTCCTCTTCTCTGGAAGGTAACGATACTCTTTCTGATAATGGGGCCAAGCGCGATATGTTTCGGCGCTGCAATTCCTTCACTTATGAAACAGGAGGAGAATGTTGCAAAGGAGTCGGGGCATCTGCTCTTTGTTTCGAGCCTTGCCAATGCCGCAGGGTATCTTTTGATGGTGCTCTTCATACACCCTAATTTTGAGTACGGGCAGATAATCGTTCTGATAATCTTTATGCTGTCAACCGCCTTTTTCATTATAAAATGGCAGGCTAAAAAGGCTGTGGCAATTGTTTGCGTGGCGGCTGTTGCAGGGGTCTTTCTGCTTCATGCCTTCTGGAATGAGGACATCCTGTATCTCGATTACCTCTCCTTCACCTCTAAAGACAGGTATGCAAAAGAGCTCAAGTCCTATGAAAGCGGGAAGAGGTTTAAGAAATATGATGAAACCTTTGCGATTAATAAAATAAACGGGCAGGAACTTTTCTTTATAAATGGTTTCACCAGTATCGCGCTCAATACTGCGGCTGAATATATAGTCGGGGTGCTCTCAAGCCTCCCGTCACCTTCAACCGAGAGCGCGATGGTGCTCGGCCTCGGAAGCGGGGCTACCGCAGGAACGGTCAGCCGGATATTCGACCATCTTGATGTGGTGGAGATAAGCCCTATCATAATTGAGAAGCAGATGCTGTTGAGCAAACATAATTTTGATATTGCTTCAAGGAAGAATGTCAATATTATAAGCGATGACGGGATAAGGTATACAAAGATCACTGACAGGAAATATGACCTTATACTTAATACAGTTACCTCTCCGCTCTACTTCAGCTCAAGCAAGCTCTACACAGTTGATTTTTTCCGGGATGTCAAGTCAAAGCTGAAAGATGGAGGGATATACACAACATGGCTTGATTCGAGGGTGGGTAATGACGGGACGGATATAATTCTGAAGAGCCTGCGCTCTGAGTTCAAGTACTGCTGGGTGGCGATAATGAGGCCGTCATATTTTCTGCTTCTCTGTTCGGATGAACCGCTGCAACTGCGTCAGGAGGATAATATCTCCTCAAATAAAGGGCTTAAGGATTTCTTCCTGCGAGAGCACAGTATTGATATAAAGACATTGAGGTATGCTTTTGTTTCTGCGAATGCCTTTGATCATATCTCTGCCGGTTCAAAGGTTCCCCTTAACTCGCTTGACCATCCTGAGCTTGAATTTGAGATATCAAGGCTGAAGCGCCGCGGCATTCAAAAATTTGTGGACAGCCTGATTAATAATTATTCTGCGGAGAAGGCCGAAAGGGATATCTTTACCGGATTGCCTATTGACTGGTATAGCCTGGTCACCTATTATTATCAGATCAACCGTGAATTTCCTTACAGCAAGAGTTTCTTTAAGATGGCAGAGAAACATGTTGAAGGGTTTAAGGATAAATTCCCGGAGCACTTTCTTTCAAGCTATCGCGCTGCGGCTTCCGAGTTTCCGTCATCAGACAGAAAAAACAGCCTGGGGAAATGGCTCATTAGTTATGATATGTACGCTGAGGCAGAGGCTGTGCTCAGAGAGATACTTAAAGATGACCCCGGCTACCATTATATAAGGTACAAAATTGCCAAAGCAGTTTACTGGCAGGAGAGGTACGATGAAGCCGAGCTGCTCTTCAATGAAGAACTTAAGACCCATCCGGATGCTGCTGACGCTATGTATTGGCTGGGCCTGACCTATTACAAGCAGAAAGCCTATGCTGACGCAGTCAAGTGGTTCAGAAAATGTCTTGAGAAAGACCCGCAGTTCGACAATGCCAATTACTATGCCGGGCTTGCGAGTATGGGAGTTGGAGAGATGGATGATGCGAAGGTTTTCTTTAAAAAAGAGCTGATAGTGGATCCTGAAGACAAGAAGCCTCTAAAATTTCTTTAG
- the tadA gene encoding Flp pilus assembly complex ATPase component TadA: MPPLKLGELLQQKGLLKDSQFKIALAEQAITGERLGEAIITLGFVSSADIAQCLAEQAGIPFLDITGYNISENVLRIVHREMAQNMSFIPLSIDDGVLTIGITDPENLHAIDKAANISNKPPKVYMVDTDLFQETLEKAYYFLENPILQGISRLINILRHEVSPEGSNISSLLDYVMQDAIRRNASDIHITPSQKTIHVYYRIDGVLQYGHCLPLNVRQGIISRVKILAKLDIAEQRVPQFGLFSFTFLKREYNMRVSTIPTIYGEDISLRVLIRSGFLFRITNLGYYEDDVQRVKSLFLKPHGLIIVSGPTGGGKTTTLFAALREMDLIEKNVLSVEDQIEYRLSMIKQTEVSEKVGYTYDLAGKSFLRHDPDVILVGEIVDDETAKMAVSASSTGHLVLSTLHTNDAASSIPRLCGFNVDKNNIAATLIAVIGQRLVRKICNNCKTSYSLKPGELSAMGFPDIEGKITTAFKGSGCSLCNNSGYMGRTLIGEILIVDDEMKVLISSGAAVTELRIKAKENGLKTIRDNGIRKAEEGITTFSEVLRVTG; the protein is encoded by the coding sequence ATGCCTCCATTAAAACTTGGTGAACTATTACAGCAGAAAGGCCTTCTCAAAGACTCCCAGTTTAAAATAGCTCTAGCCGAGCAGGCTATAACAGGTGAGCGTCTGGGAGAGGCTATAATAACTCTTGGATTTGTATCATCTGCCGATATAGCCCAGTGTCTTGCTGAACAGGCAGGCATCCCCTTTCTCGATATCACCGGATATAACATCTCCGAGAATGTGCTGCGAATTGTGCATCGCGAGATGGCTCAGAATATGAGCTTTATTCCACTCAGTATCGATGACGGTGTTCTTACCATAGGCATTACCGATCCTGAAAACCTCCATGCAATTGATAAAGCTGCAAACATCAGCAATAAACCGCCAAAGGTCTATATGGTAGATACAGACCTTTTTCAGGAGACGCTCGAAAAAGCATATTACTTTCTTGAGAACCCGATTCTTCAAGGTATATCCAGGTTGATAAACATATTGAGGCATGAAGTTTCTCCAGAAGGCAGTAATATATCGTCGCTTCTTGACTATGTTATGCAGGATGCTATCAGAAGAAATGCCAGCGATATTCATATTACCCCGTCACAGAAGACAATTCATGTTTACTACCGTATTGATGGTGTCCTTCAGTACGGCCATTGCCTGCCTCTAAATGTGCGGCAGGGGATCATTTCCAGGGTCAAGATTCTGGCAAAACTTGATATTGCCGAGCAGAGAGTTCCGCAGTTCGGGCTTTTTTCATTTACTTTTCTCAAGAGGGAATATAACATGCGTGTCTCTACTATCCCCACTATTTATGGAGAGGACATCTCACTGAGGGTTCTGATAAGATCAGGATTTTTATTCAGAATAACTAATCTCGGTTATTATGAAGATGATGTTCAGAGGGTGAAGTCCCTTTTCTTAAAACCCCATGGCCTTATTATAGTTTCCGGGCCGACAGGGGGGGGGAAAACCACTACGCTTTTTGCCGCATTAAGGGAAATGGATCTCATAGAAAAGAATGTCCTTTCTGTGGAGGATCAGATAGAATACAGACTGAGTATGATCAAGCAGACAGAGGTCTCGGAAAAGGTGGGATACACCTATGACCTGGCAGGAAAAAGTTTTTTGAGGCATGACCCGGATGTCATCCTTGTTGGTGAGATAGTTGATGATGAGACGGCAAAAATGGCGGTTAGCGCATCCAGCACAGGCCATCTTGTTTTAAGCACTCTTCATACTAATGACGCCGCAAGCTCAATTCCAAGGCTATGCGGCTTCAACGTGGATAAAAATAATATTGCAGCAACTTTGATCGCTGTCATAGGGCAGAGGCTCGTGAGAAAGATATGTAATAATTGTAAAACAAGCTACTCTTTGAAACCCGGGGAACTCAGCGCCATGGGTTTCCCCGATATTGAAGGAAAGATAACGACTGCTTTTAAAGGCTCCGGATGTTCTTTATGCAATAATTCGGGTTATATGGGCAGGACCCTGATTGGCGAGATACTTATCGTTGATGATGAAATGAAGGTGCTGATAAGTTCCGGGGCTGCGGTAACAGAGCTGAGAATTAAGGCAAAAGAGAATGGTTTAAAGACTATCAGGGACAATGGCATCAGAAAGGCTGAGGAAGGGATAACTACTTTTTCAGAAGTATTAAGGGTCACAGGTTAG
- a CDS encoding glycosyltransferase family 39 protein: MNKDKKNDFIIISSLFLLVIIVRLPSFFYSVFDWDESTFILMGQSILDGNLPYVDAWVMKPPGAFYIYSLFIYFFGKTIFAVRLGGILFIFLASVLLYMAGEALYNKASGVIAAVFLIVFVSARKWGLSTMIEHLMLVPISLVLFIVLTRKPDNKMALVTGLILGTGILMRQNMAFDSVAVLAVFLTGVTMPGTDISGRLKRCAFLVSGIAIPLSAMVFYYALNGELQLFLNTNISSVVAHVSENVLISRKLRLLFVNIKHEFTGGYMLFWIFFANAILFLLFSPGSGVLKRPAAAMLIIFSAQIFSIFYTGTNFGYHYLIMVIPVTALVCGISIPLWLSSEAGKRKAVKFAAVFLIASGLVLPLHKEIYPLYSDVFSKVMLREPLQDDTCYEIAEYLKKEYVKGKYIYMLNNCHIVYFLTDSKYPTRYIHPTDIIKYDYMLKAVDGTEATDEKELQKILLKNPEFIVYKDGSWPTPDDSFREMLFIELEKQYRLVKVISDDHSIYKRKRS, from the coding sequence ATGAACAAAGATAAAAAAAACGACTTTATTATTATTTCCTCTTTATTCCTGCTGGTGATCATTGTCAGGCTCCCGTCTTTCTTTTATTCAGTCTTTGACTGGGACGAAAGCACATTTATACTTATGGGGCAGAGCATCCTTGACGGCAATCTGCCGTATGTTGATGCATGGGTGATGAAACCACCCGGAGCATTCTATATTTACTCACTTTTCATCTATTTTTTTGGCAAGACTATTTTTGCGGTACGGCTGGGAGGAATACTCTTTATTTTTCTTGCTTCCGTACTCTTATATATGGCCGGGGAGGCGCTTTACAATAAGGCTTCAGGGGTTATTGCCGCGGTATTTCTTATAGTCTTTGTCAGCGCAAGAAAATGGGGATTGAGCACTATGATAGAGCACCTGATGCTTGTGCCTATCTCCCTTGTATTGTTTATCGTTTTAACCAGAAAACCTGATAATAAAATGGCCCTTGTGACCGGCCTGATACTTGGTACAGGGATACTGATGAGGCAGAATATGGCCTTTGACAGCGTGGCTGTTCTGGCAGTGTTTTTAACGGGCGTTACAATGCCGGGCACAGATATTTCAGGGCGTCTAAAAAGATGCGCCTTTCTTGTATCAGGAATCGCTATCCCCCTGTCTGCAATGGTCTTTTATTACGCTTTAAACGGGGAACTTCAGCTTTTTTTAAATACCAATATATCATCGGTAGTTGCGCATGTCAGCGAGAACGTATTGATATCCAGAAAGTTAAGATTGCTGTTTGTAAATATCAAGCATGAGTTTACAGGCGGCTATATGCTTTTCTGGATCTTTTTCGCGAACGCAATTTTGTTCCTGTTGTTTTCTCCGGGGAGCGGGGTTCTCAAGAGGCCTGCGGCTGCTATGCTGATAATCTTTTCTGCTCAGATATTTTCGATCTTTTATACCGGGACTAATTTTGGTTATCACTATCTTATTATGGTCATACCTGTAACAGCTTTAGTCTGCGGGATCTCCATACCCTTGTGGCTCTCAAGCGAAGCGGGAAAAAGAAAGGCAGTAAAATTTGCTGCTGTTTTTCTTATTGCATCCGGACTTGTCTTGCCATTGCATAAAGAAATTTACCCTCTTTACAGTGATGTTTTTTCAAAAGTCATGCTTCGTGAACCGTTACAGGATGATACCTGCTATGAGATCGCTGAATATCTCAAAAAAGAGTATGTCAAAGGTAAATATATTTATATGCTTAACAACTGTCATATAGTCTATTTTTTGACAGACAGTAAATACCCAACAAGGTATATTCATCCAACCGACATCATAAAATATGATTATATGCTGAAGGCGGTAGACGGCACTGAAGCCACGGATGAGAAAGAACTGCAGAAGATACTCTTGAAAAATCCGGAATTTATCGTCTATAAGGATGGTAGCTGGCCGACTCCGGATGACAGCTTCAGGGAGATGCTTTTTATTGAGCTGGAGAAACAATACAGGTTGGTAAAGGTGATCAGTGATGATCATTCTATTTACAAGAGGAAGCGTTCTTAA
- the mshL gene encoding pilus (MSHA type) biogenesis protein MshL yields the protein MYRLFSMFLTLFLLAFAVTGLINEASAAQNDAASDEASGVLVSEVPDVRIEKADTVKFEKETSRSSLAFTPVTEELLPLKTRIISISVRNAPLKDVLFAVGENTGLNIIMETGVNPELPMTITLKEVAADEALDIIFSSLDYFYDLEGNVLIVRVMATRMFEFGHPSISQEYSSDVGGDLFGATEDISNIKGGVKQNIKADGVALNLWDSLESTLKGIVGTGMIPGTIDINRMSGTILVTATKKNMIKVDNYLTKLKEVLGRRVLVEARIVEVTLADNLKYGINWAFLDNLKGVGQVVSGAMNFNNKLVSATIDPLTGEADFSLDPAQDSGFFVATLGNDFAAIISALDEQGDTTVLSNPRLGIMNGQTALLNVGRKTDYVSEVDATTTETTTTPPTTKTTFDVTTKSILSGVMLGIVPNINENGEVTLTITPIVSDLVELLEQPFGSTNTGSEFTISLPVIDLKELSTVVKVRDGEMIVLGGHIDRTEGVEDKQVPFLGDIPYLGYLFKQHAKTHESKELVILLKATVDKVGL from the coding sequence ATGTATCGGCTTTTTTCCATGTTTCTAACATTGTTTTTATTAGCCTTTGCTGTTACAGGCCTTATAAATGAGGCATCAGCGGCGCAGAATGATGCTGCATCTGATGAAGCATCAGGCGTTCTTGTTTCAGAAGTTCCTGATGTGCGTATTGAAAAGGCGGACACAGTAAAGTTTGAGAAGGAAACCTCAAGGTCAAGCCTTGCGTTTACCCCGGTCACTGAGGAACTTTTGCCGCTTAAGACGAGGATCATTTCCATTTCAGTGAGAAATGCGCCGCTTAAAGATGTTCTTTTCGCAGTCGGTGAAAACACCGGGTTGAATATAATTATGGAAACCGGTGTAAACCCTGAACTGCCCATGACCATAACACTGAAGGAAGTTGCCGCTGATGAGGCTCTTGATATTATATTCTCATCCCTTGATTATTTTTATGATCTGGAAGGCAATGTTCTCATAGTGAGAGTTATGGCCACGAGGATGTTTGAATTCGGCCATCCCAGTATCTCACAGGAATATTCATCTGATGTCGGCGGAGATCTCTTCGGCGCGACTGAGGACATAAGCAACATAAAAGGCGGTGTTAAACAAAATATCAAAGCGGATGGTGTAGCGTTAAACCTGTGGGATTCTCTGGAGTCAACGCTTAAAGGTATTGTTGGAACCGGTATGATTCCCGGTACGATTGATATAAATAGAATGTCAGGGACGATACTTGTAACCGCCACAAAGAAGAATATGATAAAAGTTGATAATTATCTTACTAAACTTAAGGAAGTCCTGGGCAGGCGCGTTCTTGTTGAGGCAAGGATAGTGGAGGTTACACTGGCAGATAATCTTAAGTACGGAATTAATTGGGCATTTCTTGATAATCTCAAGGGAGTCGGGCAGGTTGTTTCAGGCGCCATGAACTTTAATAACAAATTGGTTTCTGCTACAATTGACCCTTTAACAGGCGAAGCAGATTTCTCTTTGGATCCGGCACAAGATTCCGGTTTCTTTGTGGCTACATTAGGAAATGATTTTGCTGCTATTATTAGCGCTCTTGATGAGCAGGGTGACACGACAGTGCTGTCAAATCCGAGGCTCGGCATAATGAATGGACAGACAGCCCTTCTGAATGTCGGAAGGAAGACCGATTATGTAAGCGAAGTTGATGCAACTACAACTGAGACTACTACTACTCCCCCAACTACAAAAACCACATTTGATGTTACTACAAAGAGTATATTATCAGGAGTTATGCTGGGTATAGTCCCTAATATCAATGAGAATGGTGAGGTGACATTGACTATAACTCCGATAGTTTCTGATCTTGTAGAATTACTTGAACAGCCTTTTGGCAGTACAAATACGGGTAGTGAATTTACAATATCTTTACCAGTTATCGACCTTAAGGAACTAAGCACAGTTGTCAAGGTCAGGGATGGCGAGATGATAGTGCTTGGCGGGCATATAGACAGAACCGAAGGAGTGGAGGATAAGCAGGTGCCGTTTCTCGGGGATATTCCTTACTTGGGCTACCTGTTTAAACAGCATGCAAAGACCCATGAGAGCAAGGAGCTTGTGATACTTCTTAAAGCAACTGTGGATAAGGTAGGTTTGTAA
- the tadA gene encoding Flp pilus assembly complex ATPase component TadA gives MPPLRLGELLQQKGLVKESHVKIALAEQAITGHLIGLILVKLSFVSSKDITQTLAEQAGMTFLDLTQYNIPEDVLRLVPRDVASKLGFVPVKIEDGVITIGISASENLRAVDAATRIGGHPPKILMVDGSIVEATLEKAFYFLENPILEGIEKIVESVKTGELTGTKVSQLTDFLVKDAIRRKCTDIHVTPTPETVHVFFRIDGVLQQAHCLPKIVHNGIISRIKILSKLDIAETRVPQDGSFSFTFLNSRYDMRVSTMPTIYGENLVIRILGSGGAILRLASLGFDKEDTEKLRRLFLKPYGMILICGATGSGKTTTLYAALREIDLIEKNVLTVEDPVEYRLSMVKQTSVNDKAGYSFEAAGRTFMRQDPDVILLGEIRDEETATIALRASITGHLVLSTLHTNDAVSTIPRLVNFNVDRFLLSSALLAVIGQRLVRKICSKCKVEYQLKPGELEEMGFIGYDDVKTVYKGTGCADCSGTGYLGRTTVGEIFIVDDHIKELIYTGASANSMLDAALKNGMKTMRVNGIQKAISGITTFEEILRVAG, from the coding sequence ATGCCGCCATTAAGACTTGGAGAACTTTTACAGCAGAAAGGTCTCGTTAAGGAATCACATGTTAAGATAGCGCTGGCAGAGCAGGCTATTACCGGCCATCTTATCGGGCTTATACTCGTAAAGCTGAGCTTTGTCTCTTCGAAAGATATTACTCAGACCCTTGCTGAACAGGCCGGGATGACCTTTCTGGATCTTACCCAGTACAATATACCTGAGGATGTTTTGCGCCTTGTGCCTCGGGACGTTGCCTCCAAGCTTGGCTTTGTGCCTGTCAAAATTGAAGATGGCGTGATAACTATAGGTATCTCAGCTTCTGAAAATTTGCGCGCTGTTGACGCGGCTACAAGGATCGGGGGACACCCTCCCAAGATATTGATGGTTGACGGCTCTATAGTTGAGGCGACACTTGAGAAGGCATTTTATTTTCTTGAGAACCCCATACTTGAGGGCATTGAAAAGATCGTCGAGAGCGTTAAGACCGGTGAACTTACCGGCACAAAAGTGTCTCAACTTACAGACTTTCTGGTAAAAGATGCCATCAGAAGAAAATGTACTGATATTCATGTAACGCCTACTCCTGAAACCGTGCATGTTTTTTTTCGTATAGACGGTGTGTTGCAACAGGCGCACTGCCTGCCTAAAATTGTGCATAACGGCATTATTTCCCGGATAAAGATATTGTCTAAGCTTGATATAGCTGAAACAAGGGTGCCCCAGGACGGCTCCTTCTCATTCACATTTCTTAACTCAAGATATGATATGCGTGTTTCCACAATGCCTACCATTTACGGCGAGAACCTTGTCATAAGGATACTGGGTAGCGGCGGCGCGATACTCAGGCTGGCTTCACTTGGTTTTGATAAAGAGGATACGGAAAAGCTGAGGCGCTTATTTTTAAAGCCATATGGAATGATACTTATATGCGGGGCAACCGGAAGCGGTAAGACCACTACGCTATATGCCGCTTTAAGGGAGATAGACCTGATAGAGAAGAATGTGCTTACTGTTGAAGACCCTGTAGAATACAGGCTGAGCATGGTCAAGCAGACCAGCGTCAATGATAAGGCAGGGTACAGTTTTGAGGCGGCGGGAAGGACTTTTATGCGGCAGGATCCTGATGTGATATTGCTTGGTGAAATAAGGGATGAAGAGACCGCTACTATAGCGCTCAGGGCATCGATAACCGGCCATCTTGTCTTGAGCACGCTTCATACAAATGACGCAGTGAGCACTATTCCGAGGCTGGTTAATTTTAATGTTGACCGTTTCCTGCTCTCTTCGGCGTTGCTTGCGGTAATAGGCCAGAGGCTTGTAAGAAAGATATGCTCAAAATGCAAGGTCGAGTATCAACTAAAGCCCGGCGAGCTGGAAGAAATGGGCTTTATAGGTTATGATGATGTTAAGACCGTGTACAAAGGAACGGGCTGTGCCGATTGCAGCGGCACGGGTTATCTGGGCAGGACAACAGTGGGTGAGATATTTATCGTAGATGATCATATAAAAGAACTTATCTATACAGGCGCATCTGCCAACTCCATGCTTGATGCCGCGCTTAAAAACGGGATGAAGACCATGAGGGTCAACGGGATACAAAAGGCCATAAGCGGGATTACTACATTTGAGGAAATCTTGAGGGTTGCGGGATAA
- a CDS encoding prepilin-type N-terminal cleavage/methylation domain-containing protein yields the protein MDTLKKEKGFSLVELAIVFVVMGVLLAVGIKMLAPMLGRAKLNETDKIVQAAVDSIVGHVAIEHEFPDDFKTVVTTSEDIWGNDLIFRAANMNPIDICNQSTTDMSATNCFNPDCSNNVIIPNVALVVFSKGEDLNKQTDEADVKVYPKGTVIGTPPNTEIYDDVVKWVSLNELRVRAGCSGAPLKILNNELPLCGQNISGDSTYKATIYADGGVGSYKWCRQESSSTGLLFTPNFSSSDCTSEPVDNWMEANSLTIDATPVIVQGSFNITFFVRDDEGNVASKSLVTTLDPKCSPTVIIAETAENLEEAEGTPDVYVCHQTCTTSCETVAHTCPSDNSNSNGNGNMNGNSSGWDSNSNSNSNANGNGNENGNSNLNANDNGAWGYDGCVEWTEEVCAAPVCTSGDLQIDVADLAEHMGHGDTLGACDSGIVDIDGDSDNDNYSDKDEYDCGSDKDNSNSAPPDSDKDGWCDGKDAYDNDNSRH from the coding sequence ATGGATACTTTAAAAAAAGAGAAAGGATTTTCACTTGTTGAACTGGCAATAGTCTTTGTCGTTATGGGTGTGCTTCTGGCTGTCGGTATAAAGATGCTGGCTCCGATGCTCGGCAGGGCAAAACTGAATGAGACCGATAAGATAGTTCAGGCAGCAGTGGACTCGATAGTAGGCCACGTTGCGATAGAGCATGAGTTTCCTGATGACTTCAAAACAGTTGTGACAACTTCTGAAGATATCTGGGGGAATGATCTTATCTTCCGTGCCGCTAATATGAATCCAATTGATATCTGCAACCAGAGTACAACTGATATGTCAGCAACAAACTGTTTCAATCCTGACTGTTCTAATAACGTCATAATTCCAAATGTTGCCCTTGTTGTATTCAGTAAAGGTGAGGACTTAAATAAGCAGACTGATGAGGCGGATGTCAAGGTTTATCCTAAGGGCACGGTTATTGGGACTCCCCCTAATACTGAGATTTATGATGACGTTGTCAAATGGGTATCTCTCAATGAACTCAGGGTAAGGGCGGGCTGTTCCGGCGCTCCTCTTAAGATACTTAATAATGAGCTTCCGTTGTGCGGGCAGAACATCTCAGGCGATTCCACTTATAAGGCAACCATATATGCAGACGGCGGGGTAGGAAGTTATAAATGGTGCAGGCAGGAAAGCTCCTCTACAGGTTTATTATTTACTCCTAATTTTTCTTCATCAGATTGCACGTCTGAGCCTGTGGATAACTGGATGGAGGCTAATAGCCTTACGATCGATGCAACGCCTGTTATTGTGCAGGGCTCTTTTAATATTACATTTTTTGTCCGTGACGATGAAGGCAATGTGGCATCCAAATCATTAGTCACAACACTTGATCCTAAATGTTCACCAACGGTTATTATTGCTGAGACAGCTGAAAATCTTGAGGAAGCTGAGGGTACGCCTGATGTATATGTCTGCCACCAGACATGCACGACTTCATGTGAAACTGTAGCTCACACATGCCCGTCTGATAACTCTAATAGCAACGGCAACGGCAATATGAATGGCAACTCTTCTGGCTGGGATAGCAATTCCAACTCTAACTCTAACGCCAATGGCAACGGTAATGAAAATGGCAACTCTAACTTAAATGCCAATGACAACGGCGCCTGGGGTTATGACGGCTGTGTAGAGTGGACTGAAGAAGTGTGTGCTGCCCCTGTTTGTACTTCAGGTGATCTGCAGATTGATGTAGCTGATCTTGCGGAACATATGGGACATGGCGATACACTCGGCGCATGTGATTCAGGTATTGTAGATATTGACGGCGATAGTGACAACGACAATTATAGCGATAAAGATGAATACGACTGTGGCAGCGATAAAGACAATTCAAACAGTGCACCGCCTGATAGCGACAAAGACGGATGGTGTGACGGCAAAGACGCATATGACAATGACAACAGCCGTCATTAA